A window of the Salegentibacter mishustinae genome harbors these coding sequences:
- a CDS encoding glycosyltransferase, producing the protein MRLHIINPFLSRNGGGIFAVINDLYSTKAFHCSPYSNMTFWGYKDDYSDIDSEKLPGKKNLFQNKKPIINKFFYSRQFRKELYNSVNRNNVIHLHSLWIYTSVLTFKLQHSKGSKKVISTHGMLDQWALNNGKLKKQIFFSLFEKKNLQSAHCIHALCEEEYLQIRRLIPKVPIAIIPNGVNLPSKSLKTISKTSKKTLLYLGRIHPKKGLENLIISWASKNDSSWNLVIAGPDEDNHQKLLMKLIRKLNLQSSVKIVGPHFGMQKQLLFKSADAFILPSFSEGLPMSILEAWSYQLPVLMTPECNLKEGFEINAAIYIETNTKSISNGLETLFAMGEDQLLNMGNNGFELVKEKYTWEAVGNKMIGLYDWVCGKIEKPSFVYLK; encoded by the coding sequence ATGAGGCTACATATAATTAACCCCTTTCTTTCTCGAAACGGAGGAGGAATATTTGCAGTTATAAATGATCTATATTCTACAAAGGCGTTTCACTGTTCACCGTACTCTAATATGACCTTTTGGGGATATAAAGATGATTATAGTGACATTGATAGTGAAAAGCTTCCTGGAAAGAAAAATTTATTTCAAAATAAAAAACCAATAATAAATAAATTTTTCTATTCAAGGCAGTTCAGGAAAGAGCTATATAACTCAGTAAATAGAAATAATGTAATACACCTACATAGCCTATGGATATACACCTCAGTATTAACCTTTAAGCTTCAACATTCCAAAGGTTCTAAAAAAGTAATTTCAACCCATGGCATGCTTGACCAATGGGCTTTAAATAATGGGAAACTTAAGAAACAAATATTTTTTTCGTTGTTTGAAAAAAAAAATCTCCAATCGGCACATTGTATTCACGCCCTATGTGAAGAAGAATATCTTCAGATTAGAAGATTAATTCCAAAAGTACCTATTGCAATAATTCCAAATGGTGTTAACCTTCCTTCTAAAAGCTTGAAAACGATCTCTAAAACGAGTAAAAAAACATTACTTTATTTAGGACGTATTCACCCTAAAAAAGGACTAGAAAATCTGATAATTTCTTGGGCGTCCAAAAATGATTCCTCTTGGAATCTTGTAATAGCTGGTCCGGATGAAGACAACCACCAAAAATTACTTATGAAATTAATAAGAAAATTAAATTTACAATCTTCTGTTAAGATTGTTGGCCCTCATTTTGGAATGCAAAAACAACTTTTATTTAAAAGTGCCGATGCTTTTATATTACCTTCCTTCAGTGAAGGCTTACCAATGTCTATCTTGGAGGCCTGGTCGTACCAACTGCCCGTTTTAATGACTCCTGAATGTAATTTAAAAGAAGGTTTTGAAATTAATGCTGCTATCTATATAGAAACTAATACTAAAAGTATTAGTAACGGTCTAGAAACATTATTTGCAATGGGAGAGGATCAATTACTAAATATGGGTAATAACGGTTTCGAATTGGTAAAGGAAAAGTATACTTGGGAAGCCGTAGGTAATAAAATGATAGGTTTATATGATTGGGTCTGCGGAAAAATTGAAAAACCTTCTTTTGTTTACCTCA
- a CDS encoding glycosyltransferase family 4 protein, with protein sequence MRINIFTNIAPHYRKGLWEKLISHKKMDFHFYYGLNDYSKIKKIDLNEFVFQPFKHHFHILKNFWFKQKALIWQTGVIKTCLYTNAKINIFLGEMYCISTWIAAIICRFKGHTVIFWGHGFYGNEGKIKKNIRRTFYSLANQHLLYEHRGKNLMVQAGFNPKNLHVIFNSLDYQKHKNLRNKNNGMRKEEIFSFFENPILPTIVFIGRLTPVKRLDMLIQAISEINSLKQTVNLLIIGDGLLKSDLMQKGKKGLEQKWLYFSGACYEEDKIGEHLSLADLCISPGNVGLTAIHSLSFGTPVGTHGNLLNQMPEVEAIKDGYNGFYFSENDMEDLIIKTTQWLRKNPDREAVRKRCYEIIDKHYNPEYQIKVIEKLISESNPENTK encoded by the coding sequence ATGAGAATTAACATATTTACCAATATTGCACCGCACTATCGTAAAGGTCTGTGGGAAAAACTAATTTCTCATAAAAAGATGGATTTCCATTTCTATTACGGTTTAAATGATTATTCCAAGATTAAAAAAATAGACCTCAATGAGTTTGTATTTCAACCTTTTAAACATCATTTTCATATTCTTAAAAATTTTTGGTTTAAACAAAAAGCGTTGATATGGCAAACTGGAGTAATTAAAACTTGTCTTTATACTAATGCTAAGATTAATATCTTTCTAGGGGAAATGTATTGTATTTCTACCTGGATTGCGGCTATTATATGCAGGTTTAAAGGTCATACAGTTATTTTTTGGGGCCATGGGTTTTATGGTAACGAAGGAAAAATAAAAAAGAATATTCGTAGAACATTTTATAGTTTAGCTAATCAACATCTTTTATATGAACATCGGGGAAAGAATTTAATGGTTCAAGCAGGATTTAATCCAAAAAATTTGCATGTAATTTTTAACTCTTTAGATTACCAGAAACATAAAAATTTACGAAATAAAAATAATGGAATGAGAAAGGAGGAAATATTCTCTTTTTTTGAAAATCCAATTTTGCCAACAATAGTTTTTATTGGGCGTTTAACACCTGTTAAAAGATTGGATATGTTAATACAGGCAATAAGTGAAATAAATTCGTTAAAACAGACAGTAAATCTTTTAATCATTGGAGACGGCCTACTGAAGTCAGATTTAATGCAAAAAGGTAAAAAAGGTCTTGAACAAAAATGGCTATATTTCTCAGGCGCCTGTTATGAAGAAGATAAAATTGGGGAGCACTTATCATTAGCAGATTTGTGTATTTCCCCCGGAAATGTTGGGCTTACCGCCATTCACAGTCTTAGTTTTGGTACACCGGTTGGTACACATGGAAATCTTTTAAATCAAATGCCTGAAGTTGAGGCAATAAAAGATGGATATAACGGTTTTTATTTTTCGGAAAATGATATGGAAGATCTAATAATTAAAACCACCCAATGGCTACGAAAAAACCCTGATAGAGAAGCTGTTCGCAAAAGATGTTATGAAATAATTGATAAGCATTACAATCCAGAATATCAAATTAAAGTAATTGAAAAATTAATATCTGAAAGCAATCCGGAAAATACAAAATGA
- a CDS encoding acyl-CoA synthetase family protein — MYYIFCLILREPISYFQRRKLAKLILSDWNRGTKFHISYQKREFEKVKKTALKLPFYKKLLRDNELKNDPSLKDFPVIEKSLIKQLDKQFKSSSIFSPRSFQNTGGSTGNPFYFFTSPHVRDVEFAHQNFFFQRINFKISDLIYTFNGTKISKEDQQRNKFWLQKRKYRNFPFGSVHFSATLLTEKNASHYIDKILTDKPAVLRGYPSTMTFLAEQIIRIGIQNEFSFLKGIMLTSEVIYDKQIEINKKAFNCQILPQYGMTESACFAFTYPNKLEYYCSPFYGITEVLNENNESVQIGEIGEIVVTSLSNHYQPFIRYRTGDLARYGGKENGFVILKEIFGRTQDYIVTKWNKKIMLVSLIFGAHLKAFEGIDKWQLKQTIPGEVNVRITPNKTWNKNYQEEIIKILSCNNEVKVVINFGSDFETTKSGKQLFMIQHLK, encoded by the coding sequence TTGTATTATATTTTTTGTCTCATTTTAAGAGAGCCTATTTCATATTTTCAAAGAAGAAAACTTGCTAAGCTAATTTTATCTGATTGGAATAGAGGAACTAAATTCCATATAAGTTATCAGAAAAGGGAGTTCGAAAAAGTAAAGAAAACAGCTTTAAAATTACCTTTTTATAAAAAATTATTAAGAGATAACGAATTAAAAAATGACCCTTCATTAAAAGACTTCCCGGTCATTGAAAAAAGCTTGATAAAACAACTTGATAAACAATTTAAATCTTCTTCAATTTTTTCGCCAAGGAGCTTTCAAAATACTGGCGGCAGCACAGGAAACCCTTTTTATTTTTTCACCTCACCTCATGTTCGGGATGTAGAGTTCGCTCATCAAAACTTTTTTTTCCAACGGATTAATTTCAAAATTTCGGATCTGATCTACACATTTAATGGGACTAAAATTTCCAAAGAAGACCAGCAAAGAAATAAGTTTTGGCTTCAAAAAAGGAAATATCGTAATTTTCCTTTTGGATCAGTCCATTTTTCTGCAACCCTGTTAACTGAAAAAAATGCCAGTCATTACATTGATAAAATCCTTACTGATAAACCTGCAGTTCTCCGGGGATACCCATCCACAATGACTTTTTTAGCAGAACAAATTATAAGAATAGGAATTCAAAATGAATTTTCGTTTTTAAAAGGAATCATGCTAACTTCTGAAGTTATCTATGACAAACAAATTGAGATAAACAAAAAAGCTTTCAACTGCCAAATATTACCTCAATACGGAATGACCGAAAGTGCTTGTTTTGCTTTCACTTATCCTAATAAGTTAGAATACTATTGTTCTCCATTTTATGGTATAACAGAAGTTTTAAATGAAAACAATGAATCAGTCCAAATTGGAGAAATAGGAGAAATTGTAGTCACCTCTCTCAGTAATCATTATCAGCCGTTTATTCGTTATAGAACGGGAGATCTGGCAAGATATGGAGGGAAAGAGAATGGTTTTGTCATTTTAAAGGAAATTTTTGGTAGAACACAAGATTATATTGTTACAAAATGGAACAAAAAAATAATGTTGGTAAGTTTAATTTTTGGAGCTCATTTAAAAGCCTTTGAAGGAATCGATAAATGGCAATTAAAGCAAACAATACCTGGAGAAGTGAATGTCAGAATTACCCCAAACAAAACTTGGAATAAAAATTACCAAGAGGAAATTATAAAGATCTTATCATGCAATAATGAAGTTAAGGTAGTAATTAATTTTGGGTCAGATTTTGAAACCACCAAATCAGGAAAACAGTTATTCATGATTCAACATTTAAAATAA
- a CDS encoding glycosyltransferase has product MHLFIDTEFKGHHSEYLEIIIEKAIEVNLPTFFIVHPNFIRERNHLKNHDNLTFLTRLPAITFKDLCKEINFIKTVIRTEQIKKCCFLNLNHYFRATPLLMLKSCEISCIYFMPFLQKPNLKKREKLLKHLYFKFLLRTNNIGNIFLLNDDIGASIFNEHFNTDKFKKLVDPIKVPKSKIAQKTGENPNLNFLFIGEVSERKGINCLIETLKILPTAILPDISFTIAGNCPHNKHKINQEIESIRKTFPSLFKKVILERISDEKFHKLLHSSDVVLCLHQQLEGSSGIVGKAAAFNKPIIGPENGLIGQLVKEYNLGLQTNTAIPANISKAITTFHSRNFDSSKALFAKYVENHSTETFTKTLLQYNV; this is encoded by the coding sequence ATGCACTTGTTCATTGATACAGAATTTAAAGGTCATCACTCCGAATATCTTGAAATTATAATAGAAAAAGCGATTGAAGTTAATTTGCCTACTTTTTTTATTGTTCACCCTAATTTTATTCGTGAAAGGAATCATTTGAAAAATCATGATAATCTTACTTTTCTTACAAGATTACCAGCTATAACTTTCAAGGATCTTTGTAAGGAGATAAATTTTATAAAAACCGTCATACGGACAGAACAAATAAAAAAGTGTTGTTTTTTAAACCTCAATCATTATTTCCGAGCTACACCTCTTCTAATGTTGAAATCCTGTGAGATATCATGTATTTATTTCATGCCGTTTCTCCAGAAACCGAACTTAAAGAAAAGAGAGAAATTACTAAAACACCTTTATTTTAAATTTTTATTGAGAACAAATAACATTGGTAATATTTTTTTACTTAATGACGATATTGGCGCCTCTATTTTCAATGAACATTTTAATACTGACAAATTTAAAAAACTAGTAGATCCAATTAAAGTACCAAAATCAAAAATTGCACAAAAAACAGGGGAAAATCCAAACCTTAATTTTTTGTTCATAGGTGAAGTTTCGGAGCGTAAAGGGATAAATTGTTTAATTGAAACACTAAAAATTCTACCTACGGCTATTTTACCTGACATCTCTTTTACAATTGCAGGTAACTGCCCACATAACAAACATAAAATAAACCAGGAAATAGAATCTATAAGAAAAACATTCCCCTCTTTATTTAAGAAAGTAATTTTAGAGCGGATTTCGGATGAAAAATTTCACAAGTTATTACATTCCTCAGACGTTGTCTTATGCTTACACCAACAACTAGAAGGGTCGAGCGGAATAGTTGGTAAAGCTGCTGCATTTAACAAACCCATTATCGGTCCCGAAAATGGGTTAATAGGACAGCTAGTAAAGGAATATAATTTAGGTTTACAAACCAATACAGCTATACCTGCAAATATTTCTAAAGCGATTACAACTTTCCATAGTAGGAACTTTGATAGTTCTAAAGCACTATTTGCAAAATATGTAGAAAACCACAGCACTGAAACTTTCACTAAGACCTTGTTACAATATAATGTATAA
- a CDS encoding O-antigen ligase family protein produces MSIIKKLSSNLVSIPFLLYFLGLWGPQILILFIYVLSLTEISQTFTIPYRIFFSLISLFVFFRYRLYIIYHSNYVLKAIFLFYSFILLRILSDTFLFPVQTGIPGETYLLRFGSMVILPSLAFSYLLSPDASEKAKNGFKYSCIIFLILGLYLYKDILGGDYRSIQHVSDYSSEDLISPMAFSSIGLSLFGILLWELINKGKRSFFNFSFLILSIFAMVWGGTRSSILAGMLVLLTLIFFKMKNAKDFLKMLLIISIASVAFIYILDLSGSKILSRFDQLVVELQRGDKDAGSYRLGTWTRGLDQFLSQPILGSGIEEKNSKYVAHNMYLESFMSTGFLGGFLFLSILFVTFRKGKRMLLSQAPYSWLMVLFLTRLFTGMMSTSILDPLLWLPIIAINSNFLIYKKEHANALVH; encoded by the coding sequence ATGAGTATAATAAAAAAACTTAGTTCGAATTTAGTTTCAATTCCGTTCCTTCTTTACTTTTTAGGATTATGGGGACCACAAATTTTAATTCTATTTATTTACGTTCTTTCCCTCACTGAAATTAGCCAAACTTTTACAATTCCTTATCGGATCTTTTTTTCACTTATATCTTTATTCGTTTTTTTTAGATATAGATTGTACATCATTTACCACAGCAACTATGTTTTAAAAGCAATATTTCTCTTTTATAGTTTTATCCTGCTCAGAATCTTATCAGATACTTTTCTTTTTCCTGTTCAAACTGGTATTCCTGGGGAAACATACTTACTCCGGTTTGGGTCTATGGTAATTTTACCTTCTTTAGCGTTTTCTTATCTCTTAAGCCCTGACGCTTCGGAGAAAGCAAAGAATGGTTTTAAATATTCTTGTATAATTTTTTTAATCTTAGGTTTATATTTATATAAAGATATACTTGGAGGCGACTATAGATCAATACAACATGTTTCAGATTATTCGAGCGAGGATTTAATTAGTCCTATGGCCTTTTCTTCAATTGGATTATCTCTTTTCGGAATTTTGCTATGGGAGTTGATTAATAAAGGAAAAAGAAGCTTCTTTAATTTTTCCTTTTTAATTTTATCAATATTTGCAATGGTCTGGGGAGGGACAAGAAGCTCCATTTTAGCAGGAATGCTTGTTCTTTTAACGCTAATCTTTTTTAAGATGAAAAATGCTAAGGATTTTCTAAAGATGTTATTAATAATTTCCATAGCATCAGTTGCCTTTATATATATCCTAGATCTTAGCGGATCGAAAATACTATCTCGGTTTGATCAATTAGTAGTTGAGCTCCAAAGAGGCGACAAGGATGCAGGTTCTTACAGGTTGGGAACATGGACACGAGGATTGGATCAGTTTTTATCCCAGCCTATTCTCGGTTCTGGAATTGAAGAAAAGAACAGCAAGTATGTTGCTCATAATATGTATTTAGAAAGTTTCATGTCAACGGGTTTTTTAGGAGGCTTTTTATTTCTAAGTATTTTATTTGTAACATTCAGAAAAGGAAAAAGAATGTTACTGTCTCAAGCTCCATATAGCTGGCTTATGGTTCTTTTTCTTACTAGGTTATTTACTGGAATGATGAGCACCTCAATTCTAGACCCACTCCTTTGGCTTCCTATTATAGCTATTAATTCTAATTTTTTAATTTATAAAAAAGAACACGCTAATGCACTTGTTCATTGA
- a CDS encoding sulfotransferase, with protein MSKPNFLIVGAAKAGTTSAAKYLNEHPDIFIPNEKELRFFARKVLLNVSPKDPSINGILSSSVLDEDEYFKIFKDQDEKCSGEASVHYLYHHKEVIPEIKKYLGDIPILIFLREPTARAISNINYLFNTHRSNIEQEIAKENSRIRKGYNSFWYHKNLGLYSSQVEAYCKNFSKVKVVLFEDFVKDPQSILDEIHRFLNLSPFSLPQYYNYNENLDQRFFLKTLHSLRLTSLLKNLIPEKFFFSLKMKLFKRLFYKKRKLHPNKKTQDILQNFYKEDIIRLEKIIDRDLSSWRNKAL; from the coding sequence ATGAGTAAGCCAAATTTTCTAATAGTCGGAGCCGCAAAAGCGGGAACAACTTCAGCTGCGAAATATTTAAATGAACATCCTGATATTTTTATACCTAATGAAAAAGAACTTCGTTTCTTTGCAAGGAAGGTACTATTAAATGTTAGTCCAAAAGATCCTTCAATTAATGGAATACTGAGTTCTTCAGTGTTAGATGAGGATGAATACTTCAAAATTTTCAAGGACCAGGATGAAAAATGTTCCGGTGAAGCGAGTGTACATTATTTATACCATCATAAGGAGGTAATACCAGAAATTAAAAAATATTTAGGGGATATCCCTATTTTAATATTCTTAAGAGAACCGACAGCAAGAGCAATTTCTAACATTAATTATTTGTTTAATACACATAGATCCAACATTGAACAAGAAATTGCAAAAGAAAACAGCCGAATTAGAAAGGGATATAATTCATTCTGGTATCATAAGAACCTTGGTCTTTATAGTTCGCAGGTAGAGGCTTATTGCAAAAATTTTTCAAAAGTAAAAGTAGTTCTTTTTGAAGATTTTGTAAAAGACCCTCAATCCATTCTGGATGAAATACATAGATTTTTAAATTTATCCCCGTTTTCTTTACCCCAATATTATAATTATAACGAAAATCTCGACCAAAGGTTCTTTTTAAAAACCTTACATTCATTGCGCTTAACTAGTCTGTTGAAAAACCTGATCCCAGAAAAATTTTTCTTTTCTCTTAAAATGAAATTATTTAAAAGATTATTTTATAAAAAAAGAAAACTCCATCCTAATAAAAAGACGCAGGATATTCTTCAAAATTTCTACAAAGAAGATATTATAAGGTTAGAAAAAATCATCGACAGAGATCTTTCCTCCTGGAGAAATAAAGCATTATAA
- a CDS encoding lipopolysaccharide biosynthesis protein yields the protein MGGLLIRFREFVNRGGDRTSLAKKNIISSFGLKFFDIVLEFLLVPLSLTYLTQASYGIWLTIFSLINWFNFFDLGMSHGYRNKLTVALSENDLESAKKYTSTIYFTIGFISLSTLFIGLIIVPEINWQAILNTDDVSEDILASLMILLTIYFALNLTSKIISSVFLAKQMPFLSNIINTLTKLFILIGLSALVIFYGEENLIFYAGIFLICPLIILITISIYFFSGRYKNFKPTWKYFDKEIIRDLLGLGGKFFIIQIGVTMLFMSDNLIISHLLGPKEVTPYQITQKYFGIPLLLFTIVMTPFWSAITEAYAKKDFSWISNLIKKLNLGWLGICVMILIMLFVFYPFLNFWVGENIEVPFFLALQWAIFVLLQTHNQIYTYFLNGTGKLNLQMWTNIFTLALNIPLSIFFAKNLGFGSAGVIMATNISILLYLILRKIQYNKIINGKATGIWES from the coding sequence ATGGGCGGATTATTAATTAGGTTTAGAGAATTTGTAAACAGAGGAGGGGATAGAACCTCACTAGCTAAGAAAAATATAATCAGTTCATTTGGGCTTAAATTTTTTGATATTGTTCTTGAATTTTTATTAGTCCCCCTATCGCTTACATATTTAACTCAAGCATCTTATGGTATTTGGCTAACAATATTTTCACTAATTAACTGGTTCAACTTTTTTGATTTAGGTATGTCCCACGGTTATAGAAACAAATTAACGGTTGCTTTAAGTGAAAATGACCTAGAGTCGGCAAAAAAATATACAAGTACAATCTACTTTACAATTGGATTTATCAGCCTGAGTACATTATTTATAGGATTGATAATAGTACCAGAAATTAATTGGCAAGCAATTTTAAACACTGATGATGTTTCAGAAGATATTCTAGCTTCTCTAATGATTCTATTAACCATTTACTTTGCCTTAAATTTAACTAGTAAAATTATCTCTTCAGTTTTTTTAGCTAAACAGATGCCTTTCCTAAGTAACATTATTAATACACTTACAAAGCTATTCATTCTTATTGGGTTATCGGCATTGGTTATTTTCTATGGTGAGGAAAATTTAATTTTTTATGCAGGAATATTTTTGATATGCCCTTTAATTATCTTGATAACAATATCAATCTATTTTTTTTCGGGACGTTATAAAAATTTTAAACCTACTTGGAAATATTTTGACAAAGAAATTATTAGAGATTTATTAGGTCTGGGTGGTAAATTTTTCATAATTCAAATTGGAGTAACTATGCTTTTCATGAGTGATAATTTAATAATATCTCATCTCTTAGGTCCAAAAGAAGTGACCCCCTATCAAATAACTCAGAAATACTTTGGTATTCCACTTTTACTATTTACTATTGTCATGACTCCGTTTTGGTCCGCCATCACCGAAGCATATGCAAAAAAAGATTTTTCTTGGATTAGTAATCTTATTAAAAAATTAAATTTAGGTTGGTTAGGGATTTGTGTGATGATCTTGATCATGCTGTTTGTGTTTTATCCTTTCCTAAATTTCTGGGTTGGTGAAAATATAGAAGTCCCATTTTTTCTTGCTTTGCAATGGGCAATATTTGTTTTACTTCAAACTCACAATCAAATTTATACTTATTTCTTAAATGGAACAGGAAAACTAAATTTACAAATGTGGACAAATATTTTCACTTTAGCTTTAAATATCCCTCTATCCATTTTCTTTGCAAAAAATTTAGGATTTGGTTCTGCTGGTGTTATAATGGCCACCAATATTTCCATTTTACTATACTTAATTCTTCGTAAAATTCAATATAATAAAATAATTAATGGAAAGGCAACTGGAATCTGGGAATCATAA
- a CDS encoding nucleotide sugar dehydrogenase — MTKVKNICCIGAGYVGGPTMAVIAQKNPEIKVTVVDINEKRIAAWNDQNLDNIPIYEPGLSDVVKEARGRNLFFSTEVDAAIDDAEMIFISVNTPTKAYGIGKGMAADLKYIELCARQIARVSKTDKIVVEKSTLPVRTAEALKNILDNTGNGVNYQILSNPEFLAEGTAIDDLHNPDRILIGGNVDTEEGKEAMEALVDVYASWVPKEQILTTNVWSSELSKLTANAFLAQRVSSINAMSELCEHTGADVNEISKAIGMDSRIGSKFLNASVGFGGSCFQKDILNLVYIAKSFGLNEVADYWEQVIIMNDYQKRRFAANIVKTLFNTVSGKKIALLGWAFKKDTNDTRESAAIYVADYLLNEQAEIVVYDPKVTEEQIYADLDYLGTRTELENRQLVTVVKDPYLTCDKAHAIAILTEWGEFKDFDWANIYDKMLKPAFLFDGRNILNSKIKEKIGFQFRAIGV, encoded by the coding sequence GTGACAAAAGTTAAAAATATTTGTTGTATAGGCGCCGGTTACGTAGGAGGTCCTACGATGGCGGTTATTGCTCAAAAGAACCCGGAGATTAAAGTTACGGTAGTCGATATCAATGAAAAGCGTATCGCTGCCTGGAATGATCAGAATTTAGATAATATTCCAATTTATGAACCAGGACTGTCTGATGTAGTAAAGGAAGCAAGAGGGAGGAATCTGTTCTTTTCTACAGAAGTTGATGCTGCGATAGATGACGCTGAAATGATCTTTATTTCAGTAAATACCCCTACCAAGGCCTATGGAATAGGTAAGGGTATGGCAGCAGATCTTAAGTATATAGAATTATGCGCCCGACAGATCGCACGTGTTTCTAAAACAGATAAGATCGTGGTTGAAAAGTCTACACTTCCGGTTAGAACTGCAGAGGCTTTGAAGAATATTCTTGATAATACCGGGAATGGAGTCAATTACCAGATACTTTCCAACCCAGAATTTCTGGCTGAAGGTACAGCAATCGATGATTTGCATAATCCTGATCGTATCCTTATTGGAGGTAATGTAGATACCGAAGAAGGCAAAGAGGCGATGGAGGCTTTGGTAGATGTTTATGCCTCATGGGTTCCAAAAGAACAGATATTGACAACTAATGTCTGGTCTTCTGAACTTTCCAAGTTAACCGCAAATGCATTTTTAGCCCAAAGAGTGTCTAGTATAAATGCAATGAGTGAATTATGTGAACATACAGGAGCCGATGTAAATGAGATCTCTAAAGCTATTGGAATGGATTCAAGGATAGGCTCGAAATTCCTTAATGCCTCCGTTGGTTTTGGAGGTAGTTGCTTCCAGAAAGATATTTTAAACCTGGTTTATATCGCTAAATCTTTTGGCTTAAATGAAGTAGCCGATTATTGGGAGCAGGTGATCATCATGAACGATTATCAAAAGAGAAGATTCGCCGCAAATATTGTAAAAACCTTGTTTAATACTGTTTCCGGTAAAAAGATCGCACTATTAGGTTGGGCCTTTAAAAAGGATACTAATGACACCAGGGAGTCTGCAGCTATTTATGTAGCCGACTATCTTTTAAATGAACAGGCAGAAATCGTGGTTTATGATCCCAAAGTAACCGAAGAACAGATCTATGCCGATCTGGATTATTTGGGTACACGAACGGAATTAGAAAATAGACAACTCGTTACTGTTGTTAAAGATCCTTATTTAACATGTGACAAAGCTCATGCGATAGCTATTCTTACGGAATGGGGTGAATTTAAAGACTTCGATTGGGCTAATATTTATGATAAAATGTTAAAGCCGGCTTTTCTTTTCGATGGCAGAAATATCCTAAATTCGAAAATCAAAGAAAAAATAGGATTTCAATTTAGAGCTATAGGTGTTTAA
- a CDS encoding GDP-L-fucose synthase family protein, giving the protein MNKDSKIYIAGHRGLVGSAILKNLKAKGFENFVLRTHAELNLTNAAAVEQFFVEEKPEYVFLAAAKVGGIVANNKYRGDFIYENLMIQNNVIHQAYVHGVTKLLFLGSTCIYPKNAPQPMTEDALMMDKLEYTNEPYAIAKIAGIKMCENYNLQYGTNFISVMPTNLYGPNDNFNLETSHVLPALVRKIHLGKALENNDWQSIKNDLNARPIEGLNGEASKEEILKMLAKYGLNIQPAAALAGGDSDYEEELEVAVEIWGSGKPMREFLWSEDMADACVFLMENRDFKDTIEGHPELDSGSQLDQAEIRNTHINIGTGKEISIAHLAETIKEIIGFKGELVFNTSKPDGTMRKLTDPSKLHGLGWKHKVELEEGITSIYNWYKS; this is encoded by the coding sequence ATGAATAAAGATTCTAAAATATACATCGCCGGTCATCGCGGACTCGTTGGTTCGGCAATCCTTAAAAATCTAAAAGCAAAAGGTTTTGAAAATTTTGTATTGAGAACTCATGCAGAACTGAATCTTACCAATGCAGCTGCTGTCGAGCAATTCTTTGTTGAAGAAAAGCCGGAATATGTGTTCCTGGCCGCAGCAAAAGTTGGAGGAATTGTCGCCAATAATAAGTATCGCGGAGATTTTATTTATGAGAACCTGATGATCCAGAACAACGTCATTCATCAGGCTTACGTTCATGGGGTTACAAAATTGTTGTTCCTGGGAAGTACGTGTATCTATCCTAAAAATGCTCCACAGCCGATGACTGAGGATGCATTGATGATGGATAAGCTGGAGTATACCAATGAACCTTATGCTATCGCTAAGATCGCGGGTATCAAAATGTGTGAGAATTATAACTTGCAATATGGTACTAATTTTATCTCGGTAATGCCAACTAACCTATATGGCCCCAATGATAATTTTAACTTGGAAACTTCCCATGTTTTGCCTGCCCTGGTGAGAAAGATACATTTGGGTAAAGCACTTGAAAATAATGATTGGCAAAGTATAAAAAATGACCTTAATGCAAGACCTATTGAAGGACTAAATGGTGAAGCTTCCAAAGAGGAGATCCTCAAAATGTTGGCTAAATACGGCCTGAATATACAGCCGGCTGCTGCATTAGCCGGTGGAGATTCTGATTATGAAGAAGAACTGGAAGTAGCGGTAGAGATCTGGGGTAGTGGGAAACCAATGCGTGAATTCCTTTGGAGTGAAGATATGGCTGATGCTTGTGTCTTCCTGATGGAAAACCGTGATTTCAAAGATACGATCGAAGGTCACCCTGAACTTGATTCAGGGTCTCAATTGGATCAGGCAGAAATACGTAACACCCATATAAATATTGGTACCGGAAAGGAAATTTCCATTGCTCATCTTGCCGAAACCATTAAAGAGATCATTGGCTTTAAAGGGGAACTGGTTTTTAATACCTCAAAACCTGATGGTACGATGAGAAAACTGACCGATCCTTCTAAATTACATGGTTTAGGCTGGAAGCATAAGGTGGAACTTGAAGAAGGTATTACTTCAATTTATAATTGGTATAAAAGTTAG